The Euphorbia lathyris chromosome 8, ddEupLath1.1, whole genome shotgun sequence genome has a window encoding:
- the LOC136201982 gene encoding uncharacterized protein, with the protein MAPIPITSPVPVNLYPVLAVSMLSIGLVVTASFFIYEATSSRRNRSLPKELASGALASFFLGFGSLFLLLASGVYV; encoded by the exons ATG GCTCCTATACCGATCACCAGTCCAGTCCCTGTCAATTTGTACCCGGTCCTTGCAGTCTCTATGCTTTCGATCGGCCTCGTGGTCACTGCTTCTTTCTTCAT CTATGAAGCAACCTCATCTAGGCGAAATCGCAGTCTTCCAAAGGAACTTGCGTCAGGAGCATTGGCATCTTTCTTTCTG GGTTTTGGGTCCTTGTTCCTTCTACTTGCATCTGGTGTTTATGTTTAG
- the LOC136203795 gene encoding transcription initiation factor TFIID subunit 11 isoform X1 produces the protein MFKNSRKEAMKQSKDPFEAAFEEQEETPPDSPIGPDELDGQNLAASQDPPVPPEDDDVENADVHPNDPSTSTRMLATARNKRKNKEEDDDEEEENVEVELAKFPSSGDPDKMAMMQAILSQFTEGQMSRYESFRRSALQKANMKRLLVSITGNQKVSLPMTIVVCGIAKMFVGELVETARMVMTERKESGPIRPCHIREAYRRLKIEGKIPRKSVPRLFR, from the exons ATGTTTAAAAATAGCAGGAAAGAAGCAATGAAGCAATCAAAAGATCCTTTTGAGGCAGCATTTGAAGAGCAAGAGGAAACACCGCCTGATTCCCCTATTGGACCTGATGAGTTGGATGGTCAAAACCTTGCTGCTTCCCAGGATCCACCTGTTCCACCAGAAGATGATGATGTTGAAAATGCAGATGTCCATCCTAATGACCCTTCCACTTCTACACGTATGTTGGCGACTGCTAGAAACAAGCGCAAGaacaaagaagaagatgatgatgaagaggaGGAAAATGTGGAGGTTGAGCTCGCAAAGTTCCCATCTAGTGGTGACCCTGATAAAATGGCCATGATGCA GGCTATTTTGTCACAGTTCACTGAAGGCCAAATGAGCAGGTATGAATCGTTCCGTAGATCTGCTCTTCAGAAGGCGAACATGAAAAGg TTATTGGTGAGCATCACTGGAAACCAGAAAGTATCCTTGCCAATGACAATTGTAGTATGCGGAATAGCCAAAATGTTTGTTGGTGAACTTGTTGAGACAG CTAGAATGGTAATGACAGAGAGGAAGGAATCAGGGCCAATCAGACCTTGCCATATAAGAGAAGCATACAGAAGATTAAAGATCGAGGGGAAAATACCAAGGAAATCAGTGCCAAGACTATTCCGTTAG
- the LOC136202606 gene encoding vacuolar protein-sorting-associated protein 33 homolog: MAQIPNIDNSPLNLKSLREQSQRELVNILKNIRGSKCLVIDPKLSGSISLIVQTSILKEHGAELRLLSAEPLQTDCTKVVYLVRSRCDLMRFICSHVSNDTSKGLEKEYFIYFVPRREVVCEKVLEEEGVHQLMTIGEYPLYMVPLDEDLLSFELDFANKQFQVDGDTSSLWHIAKAIHKLESSFGVIPHVRAKGKGSVRVAEILNHMQTEEPVNSSDMGVPEINTLILLDREVDMVTPMCSQLTYEGLIDELLHISNGSVELDSSIMGIEQEGKKMKVPLNSSDKLFKETRDLNFEVVVQVLRQKATSMKQDYAEMTTTNQTVSELKDFVKKLNSLPEMTRHINLAQHLSTFTSKPSFLARLDMEHTIIEAQSYDICFEHIEELIHKQEPLATVLRLLILLSVTNSGLPKKHFDYLRRELLHSYGFEHMATLNNLEKAGLVKKQESRSNWLTIKHALQLVVEDTDTANPNDIAYVFSGYAPLSIRLVQHAIRSGWRPLENIVKLLPGPQLETKRGGFSSSPSSDTLHSSAASIDRVADGRRSLVLVLFIGGITYAEISALRFLSAQEGMAYDLIIGTTKIINGDTFVNAYVEQHLS; this comes from the exons ATGGCTCAGATTCCAAATATAGACAACTCTCCTCTGAATCTCAAATCCCTCAG GGAACAGTCACAAAGAGAGCTTGTGAACATCCTAAAGAAT ATTCGAGGGAGTAAGTGCTTGGTGATCGATCCAAAGCTTAGTGGCTCCATTTCATTGATTGTTCAAACATCAATTCTTAAG GAACATGGTGCTGAACTACGACTTCTTTCTGCGGAACCCCTTCAGACCGATTGCACCAAAGTGGTCTACCTTGTTCGTTCTCGCTGTGATTTGATGAGATTCATATGCTCACATGTTAGTAATGACACATCTAAAGGACTTGAGAAGGAgtatttcatttattttgtgCCTCGTCGGGAGGTTGTTTGCGAGAAG GTGCTCGAGGAGGAAGGAGTTCACCAGTTGATGACCATAGGGGAATATCCACTATATATGGTTCCCTTGGATGAAGACTTACTATCGTTTGAACTTGATTTTGCTAACAAA CAATTCCAAGTTGACGGTGATACAAGCTCCCTTTGGCATATTGCAAAGGCCATTCATAAGCTTGAG TCTTCTTTTGGAGTGATACCACATGTTAGAGCTAAAGGAAAAGGATCAGTGCGTGTTGCTGAAATTCTCAATCACATGCAAACCGAAGAACCAGTCAATTCCTCTGAT ATGGGCGTTCCAGAGATAAATACACTCATTCTTCTGGATAGGGAG GTGGACATGGTTACTCCCATGTGCTCACAACTAACATATGAAGGACTGATAGATGAG TTGTTGCATATTAGTAATGGTTCTGTGGAGCTTGATTCATCTATAATGGGCATTGAACAAGAGGGGAAAAAGATGAAAGTTCCTCTTAATTCAAg TGATAAGCTATTTAAGGAGACTCGAGACCTGAACTTTGAAGTTGTCGTCCAG GTCTTACGGCAAAAAGCAACATCTATGAAGCAGGACTATGCAGAGATGACTACTACT AACCAAACAGTTTCTGAGTTAAAGGATTTTGTCAAGAAGCTTAACTCATTGCCGGAAATGACT AGGCATATAAATCTTGCTCAGCATCTCTCAACATTCACGTCAAAGCCGTCTTTTCTTGCAAGACTTGACATGGAGCATACTATTATTGAAGCTCAGAGCTACGACAT ATGCTTTGAACACATTGAAGAATTAATCCATAAGCAGGAACCTCTTGCTACTGTTCTGCGTCTTCTCATCTTACTATCTGTTACAAATTCGGGGTTACCCAAAAAGCATTTTGACTATTTGAG GAGGGAGTTACTCCATAGCTATGGGTTCGAACACATGGCTACTTTGAATAATTTGGAAAAGGCTGGATTGGTTAAAAAGCAG GAATCAAGAAGCAACTGGCTAACAATTAAGCATGCTCTCCAGCTTGTGGTTGAAGATACTGACACTGCCAA CCCAAATGACATTGCGTATGTCTTTTCTGGATATGCACCACTGAGTATTCGTCTTGTGCAGCATGCTATACGATCTGGATG GCGCCCTTTGGAAAACATTGTGAAGCTACTGCCTGGACCACAGTTGGAAACAAAGAGA GGTGGATTCTCAAGCAGTCCATCTTCGGACACTTTGCATAGCTCAGCTGCAAGCATTGACAG AGTAGCGGATGGAAGGCGCTCCCTCGTACTTGTTTTATTCATTGGAGGCATTACATATGCTGAAATTTCTGCTCTCCGATTTCTTAGTGCTCAG GAAGGAATGGCATATGATTTGATTATCGGAACAACTAAGATCATTAATGGGGATACATTTGTCAATGCTTACGTGGAGCAGCACTTGAGTTGA
- the LOC136203795 gene encoding transcription initiation factor TFIID subunit 11 isoform X2 translates to MKQSKDPFEAAFEEQEETPPDSPIGPDELDGQNLAASQDPPVPPEDDDVENADVHPNDPSTSTRMLATARNKRKNKEEDDDEEEENVEVELAKFPSSGDPDKMAMMQAILSQFTEGQMSRYESFRRSALQKANMKRLLVSITGNQKVSLPMTIVVCGIAKMFVGELVETARMVMTERKESGPIRPCHIREAYRRLKIEGKIPRKSVPRLFR, encoded by the exons ATGAAGCAATCAAAAGATCCTTTTGAGGCAGCATTTGAAGAGCAAGAGGAAACACCGCCTGATTCCCCTATTGGACCTGATGAGTTGGATGGTCAAAACCTTGCTGCTTCCCAGGATCCACCTGTTCCACCAGAAGATGATGATGTTGAAAATGCAGATGTCCATCCTAATGACCCTTCCACTTCTACACGTATGTTGGCGACTGCTAGAAACAAGCGCAAGaacaaagaagaagatgatgatgaagaggaGGAAAATGTGGAGGTTGAGCTCGCAAAGTTCCCATCTAGTGGTGACCCTGATAAAATGGCCATGATGCA GGCTATTTTGTCACAGTTCACTGAAGGCCAAATGAGCAGGTATGAATCGTTCCGTAGATCTGCTCTTCAGAAGGCGAACATGAAAAGg TTATTGGTGAGCATCACTGGAAACCAGAAAGTATCCTTGCCAATGACAATTGTAGTATGCGGAATAGCCAAAATGTTTGTTGGTGAACTTGTTGAGACAG CTAGAATGGTAATGACAGAGAGGAAGGAATCAGGGCCAATCAGACCTTGCCATATAAGAGAAGCATACAGAAGATTAAAGATCGAGGGGAAAATACCAAGGAAATCAGTGCCAAGACTATTCCGTTAG